The genomic DNA ATTTCTCAAAATAGGAATTATCATAAACcaatgttttatttaactGTTGGACATACTTAGCATTATTAGtgttatccatttttttttgtgaatattcataataataattatcattttctaCACCCttaattacattattttgtGTCAAAGCAGTTAAAGCAGGATATTTTCCAGTGGCTGTTTCAGCTGATAACATTACGCAGTCACACCCATCATATAGGGCTGTAGCAATGTCAGAAACCTCTGCTCTCGTTGGGGTTGGGAGAAATCTCATACTTTCCATCATTTGTGTTGCTACAATAACAGgtttgttatatttaattctacatgaatttataatctttttttgcAATATAGGTAAATTGGACAAATCTGTTTCAATTCCTAAGTCCCCTCTTGCTATCATTATACCATcagataattttataatgctttctatattttttactgcCGAAGGTTTTTCAATCTTggagataataaaaattttgtttgcATTAATTGAGGCttcttcataattttcaatatattcaCCATTTTTCGAATTAGCAGATGTATGATTTTCATTATGTTGTGTAATGTTACTGTCATGAGTAGTATTCTCATTATCATAATTGGCAAAATCCTTTTCCTCATTTTGATTATGATTTATTTCTAAGTTCtgatttttgtatatattgtatatttgtttatacctttggtaattttttaagtaataattattgtaGTAATCATTTacttcttttatataaaaatcattttcatcatcatactgttttatctttaaagtatttatgtcataattaattctatctttttttttatttatataaaaatcactttcataataatcattaataatactttttaaaaagattaaatCATATTTTGTTTGAACAAAAGAATAACCTAAAAAGTCTACCTCTtcatttaaacaaaataaaatatcttttatatctttttcatttaatactTCGATAGGCATAATCATATTTGGAACACAAAAGCCTTTTTTACTATACAATTTCCCACCTGTTATAACTTGTACTTTTATAGaactattttgtttattttgttcatcaTAACTGTTTTCAACAACTTTCATATTTAAGTTTCCATCATCTAATAATATCATCTGACCtacttttacattttttagcAAATCAGGATAATTTAATGAAACTCTATTTTGATCTCCTAGTTTATCCAACAAAtcgaaagaaaaagaatctCCTTCCTTTAATTCAACAAAAGTATTACTGTCCattgcatttttttcatttttttcgaATTCTCCTATTCTTATTTTAGGTCCTTGTATATCTCCTAGTATTGCAATAGATGTATCATATTTCTTCTCTAATATTCTAATAGAATTAATTATGTActttttaatactttttagTCCATGAGAAAAATTTAACCTAAATACATCAATACCATTTAAATAAAGTTTTTCTAATTCTTCGAAATTTTCCGTTGCAGGTCCTATGGTAGCAATTTGCTTGCCTTTTGTAAAtgatattttgtttttcttagTCAATAAATTACTATCTCCTTgtccattt from Plasmodium brasilianum strain Bolivian I chromosome 10, whole genome shotgun sequence includes the following:
- a CDS encoding pyruvate kinase 2, with amino-acid sequence MKTIGFYFFIKLIASFVNGIKYKKEVAFTKWHIQNTEGERLLFLNNVYINKNIDKKKKNILAHSDIQNLKNGQGDSNLLTKKNKISFTKGKQIATIGPATENFEELEKLYLNGIDVFRLNFSHGLKSIKKYIINSIRILEKKYDTSIAILGDIQGPKIRIGEFEKNEKNAMDSNTFVELKEGDSFSFDLLDKLGDQNRVSLNYPDLLKNVKVGQMILLDDGNLNMKVVENSYDEQNKQNSSIKVQVITGGKLYSKKGFCVPNMIMPIEVLNEKDIKDILFCLNEEVDFLGYSFVQTKYDLIFLKSIINDYYESDFYINKKKDRINYDINTLKIKQYDDENDFYIKEVNDYYNNYYLKNYQRYKQIYNIYKNQNLEINHNQNEEKDFANYDNENTTHDSNITQHNENHTSANSKNGEYIENYEEASINANKIFIISKIEKPSAVKNIESIIKLSDGIMIARGDLGIETDLSNLPILQKKIINSCRIKYNKPVIVATQMMESMRFLPTPTRAEVSDIATALYDGCDCVMLSAETATGKYPALTALTQNNVIKGVENDNYYYEYSQKKMDNTNNAKYVQQLNKTLVYDNSYFEKLLHSIRDISNNINLKSIILFSNEFQKIQKLSNMRAKAPIIVITENVYLARKLQLTWGVYPHLFNSKQVSNDDFLSLINYGCKVSKEEGFVNSPDEYSLVTFTKNINKSANLLYLCQPCLNDS